In Pirellulales bacterium, the sequence CGCGGGACTCGGCCATTACGGTATCGCGGATTTCCGGCCGTGGACTGACCGACGAGCAAATCTGCGCCTGGTCGAAAATACAATGTGGAATCAAGGAACTCGATAGCCCGTTTTTGCATCCCCACTTCACCCGGTCTGTGGCCGCGGTGCGCTCCGACGTGGAAGTCGCTGCTTTGGAGCAAGACGGGAAGATGGTGGGTTTTTTCCCTTACCAACGATCGCGGCAGGTCATTGGAAACCCCGTCGGTGGCCGATTGAACGACTGCCAGGCGTTGATTGCCCGGGCGGACCTTCGCTTGGATCCGAGTCGAATGCTGGGAGCATGCGGCTTGCTGACGTGGAAGTTCGATCATTTGCTTACGACGCAATCGTGGTTTCAAGCCAGCCATTGGAATCTGCGTCGATCGCTGCAAATCCACGTGCCTGAGCGATTCGACTGCTCGGCGGCGGAAGGGCTCCGGTCGAGGCGCGTTCGCGAAACGCTCCGCAAAACGCGCAAATTCGAGCGCGAGCGTGGACCGATTCGCTTCATACTGCACGAGACCGATCCGCGCGCCTTCCAAGCGTTGTTGCGATGGAAATCGGCGCAATACCGGCGCACCGACGCGATGGATATTTTTTCGCTTCGCTGGCCGATCGAACTCCTCGAACGTCTCAACCAGGAACCGTCGGTGGAGCTTTGCGGCCAGTTGTCGGCCCTCTATCTCGGCGACCGCTTGGCGGCCGTCCACCAAGGGCTGCGCTCGAATCGCGTGCTTCACTCCTGGTTTCCAGCCTATGATCCGACAATTTGGCAATTTTCGCCTGGCATGATGCTGTTTGTGAGGCTTGCCCAAGAGGCCGAGTCGAACGGGATCGCACGGATCGATTTAGGGGCCGGCGAAGCCGGATTCAAGCAAAGCCTTGCGTCGTCGGCGACGATGGTCGCCACGGGCGCGGTGACGCGTTTTGCACTGCATCGCGGGGCCCAGCGAGGTTGGAACAGGACAAAAGCTTGGCTGCGGACGTCCCCGCTTCAGAAGCCGTGGCGGGCGGTCGCCGATCGGACTCGACCGCTGCGCGACTGGTTCGCCATGCGTTAGTCGCCGGCGGCGCAACCAAGAATCGGGATAAGGACTAAGCGTGAACGCCACCAAAATATTGCTGTGTCACAACTACTATCGCCTTCGTGGCGGCGAGGACCAGGCGTTCGAAGACGAAGCGCGATTGCTCGAGTCGCGTGGTCACGATGTGCTGCGATACACCGTGCATAACGATTCGATCGGCGGCATGAGCCGTGGGGCGGCCGCGAGGCGAACTTTTTCGAACCGGCAATCGTACGACGATCTTCGCACCCTCCTTCGCAAACAACGACCGGCCCTGATGCATTGCACGAACACGTTTCCGTTGATCTCACCCGCCGCCTATCGCGCGGCCCGCGACGCGCGAGTGCCGGTGGTGCAGGCGCTGCACAACTATCGGCTCGTGTGTCCCAATGCGCTTCTCACCCGGCAGGGGCGCGTGTGCGAGGATTGCCTTGGCAAAACATTCGCATGGCCGGGCATCGCGCACGGCTGTTATCGCAATAGCCGGCTGGCGACTTCCGTCGTGGCGGGAATGGTTGCCTTGCATCGCATCAAGGGCACATGGAAACACTCGGTCGATCTCTACTATACGGTCAGCGAGTTCGCTCGACGCAAATTGATTCAAGGCAACCTTCCGGCCGACAAAATCGCCGTGAAGCCGAATTTCGTCGATCCCGACCCAGGGCCGGGCGACGGCCGAGGCGGCTATGCGATCTTCGTCGGGCGCCTTTCGCCGGAAAAGGGAATCGACACGCTGCTGAACGCGTGGAACCGGTTGGCCTCCCAGCCGAATGGCATTCCGCTCAAGATCGTCGGCGATGGGCCGCTGGCTTCCATGGTGCGATCGGCGGCAGAACGCAATCCGCGGATCGAATGGTTCGGCCAACGGTCGTTGACGGAAGTGCTGGCGATGGTGGGTCGCGCGACGATGCTCGTGATGCCATCGATCTGGTACGAGACGTTTGGCCGCACGATCATCGAAGCCTATGCCACCGGCACACCCGTCGTCGCCTCGAATCTGGGCGCCATGGCAGAACTCGTCGTCGACGGCAAGACAGGCCTGCTTTTCGCGCCCGGCGATGCAGATGATCTGGTCGCGAAGATGCGAAATCTTTCGAGCGACGCAAATCGATTGTCGGCCATGCGCCAAGCCGCCCGGCTCGAATTCGAAGCCAAATACACCGCGGAAGCGAATTATCACCTGTTGCTAGACCTGTATCGCCGGGCGATCGAAAACCGTGGAACAGATCTGAACGGCGTGGCCGCCTCGAAAGCGCAAATTTCGGAGGCGGCGATCTGATGAACGTCACGACGGAAAACAAACGGACGAAATCGGCAACCCAATCCACCTGCCTTCTCGACGCGCACCTATGATCGATCGCGGAAAACACAATATCTTGGGAGTGCGCATCGACGCGGTGGACTACGCTGCCGCGGTCGATCGGATCGCGGAGGCGGCGATCCATCGC encodes:
- a CDS encoding glycosyltransferase family 4 protein, which codes for MNATKILLCHNYYRLRGGEDQAFEDEARLLESRGHDVLRYTVHNDSIGGMSRGAAARRTFSNRQSYDDLRTLLRKQRPALMHCTNTFPLISPAAYRAARDARVPVVQALHNYRLVCPNALLTRQGRVCEDCLGKTFAWPGIAHGCYRNSRLATSVVAGMVALHRIKGTWKHSVDLYYTVSEFARRKLIQGNLPADKIAVKPNFVDPDPGPGDGRGGYAIFVGRLSPEKGIDTLLNAWNRLASQPNGIPLKIVGDGPLASMVRSAAERNPRIEWFGQRSLTEVLAMVGRATMLVMPSIWYETFGRTIIEAYATGTPVVASNLGAMAELVVDGKTGLLFAPGDADDLVAKMRNLSSDANRLSAMRQAARLEFEAKYTAEANYHLLLDLYRRAIENRGTDLNGVAASKAQISEAAI
- a CDS encoding GNAT family N-acetyltransferase gives rise to the protein MESHGQSLLADRPQPVVADPLAPPRSTRDSAITVSRISGRGLTDEQICAWSKIQCGIKELDSPFLHPHFTRSVAAVRSDVEVAALEQDGKMVGFFPYQRSRQVIGNPVGGRLNDCQALIARADLRLDPSRMLGACGLLTWKFDHLLTTQSWFQASHWNLRRSLQIHVPERFDCSAAEGLRSRRVRETLRKTRKFERERGPIRFILHETDPRAFQALLRWKSAQYRRTDAMDIFSLRWPIELLERLNQEPSVELCGQLSALYLGDRLAAVHQGLRSNRVLHSWFPAYDPTIWQFSPGMMLFVRLAQEAESNGIARIDLGAGEAGFKQSLASSATMVATGAVTRFALHRGAQRGWNRTKAWLRTSPLQKPWRAVADRTRPLRDWFAMR